TACTGATGAAGGCGGCCAACAAATCGAACTCGGCGGACGTCAGCTTGATCTCCTCGCCGGCCGGCGCGTAAAGCTGCCGGCGTCCCATATCGAGCCGCCAGCCGGCGAACGTCGCCGTGTTCTGGCCCGCTTTCATTTCATGGTGGAGGTTGCCCGAACGCTGGCTGCGCCGCAGGACAGAGCGCACCCGCGCCAGCAGTTCGCGGGCCTCGAAGGGTTTCGGGATGTAGTCGTCGGCGCCGATTTCCAGACCGACCACGCGATCGACGATGTCGGCCCGGCCGGTCACCATGATGATGGGGACGTCCGATTCCGAACGGATCTCGCGGGCCAGTTCCAGCCCATCCTCCCCCGGGAGCATCAGATCCAGGATCACCAGATCGACGTCCTGCTTGCCAAAGATGTGGCGCATGGTGGTGCCGTCCCTGGCTCCGGACATGCGATACCCCTGGCTGCCGAGGTATTCCTCGATAAAGCTGCGAACAGTAGGATCATCCTCGACAACGAGAATATGCTCCGACATCGCTATTTTGGCCCCACCCTAATAATGCAGACACCCTGCGCCGGGATCATAGCAGATCACCCCGAGCCTGGGGAACCAAAGGAAAACGCCTGCTCGCGTTGATCGCCGAACGCGTTCGCCCCGCGCCATTCCGAACCCACGCTCCGGTCACGGGCGCCGTTCCGCCCGCTTTCGGCTTCCCCACCTTACGACCGTCGAACGCACAATACCCCGAAGTCGTGCCGAAAGGTAGCCGCACCAGAATGCGCTTCCAATGGCAAGAACCGTGCCACCCCTCCCCCGCCGGTGTCCCTCCCGCTCCCCATAGGAATGAGAATTAGTCCCGCCTCAATCCAAGGGGATATCGTAACAATTGAAACATACTCGAAAAAAAATAGAAATATTTATGAAAGAATGTCAACATTTTTGAAAACACATCTTTATTTACAACGAAACTCCGATCTGTATATTTGATCTTTGGTGCGCTGATCTTGAGAAAAGACAACACGTTGGGGCATTCTCGTCATATTCGGGCACCCCTTTCCAACCAAGAATAGCGTGTTGTCATGGCGTTTTGAAGCCGGCCTGCCCCTGCACGCGGGGGGGACCCTCTCCCGCCAGAGATCGATTGTCTTGGAGCCGTGGATTCGTATTCCTGCGCGAGACCAAAGCTTTTCAGACCGTTCCCTCGGCGATCCCTATCCCGACGTTCCGCTGTTTTGCGTGGCATCACCGTGCCTCGCCTCTATGGGAAGGTCGTCGTGCGTGGTAGTCTTTCAACCGATCCGTCGCCCCTTGGTGGTACGGCGGGAGGTTTGTCCAGAATGGAGAAGACGCCGACAACCCCCGGATGAAACGCGGCAATGGCTTTTTCCGTGAAGCCCTGGGACCGGCGTCTTGGTGCAAAGTGGAGAAGAAAATGCGAGCAGATGCCCTTGACCGGTCGAGCTTTCTGGGAGAGCAGCAACCGATTGGGAAAGGGAGCTCGCGCCTGGAGGAAGGCGGAAGCAAGGCATTCGTCAAGACCTGGATGCAAAAGGTCCTCCAGTTCCGCATTGGAGCGAAGATCGCGCTGGGTTTCGCGGCCGTTCTGGTTTTGACCGCGGGGGTCGCCTTCGTCGGTTGGAGCGGGCTGACCAATTTCGGCTCGCAGGTCAAGGCGGCCAATGACTCCAATGCCGTGGTCAGGACGCTGCTGGAAACCCGGACCGACGAAAAGAACTTTCAGATCCGCAGCGACGAGAAGTTCATCCAGGCCGTCGCCGCCAGGATCGCCCGCATCCACGACCTCGGCACCGAGCTGAGGGCCGAGGTCCAATCCGACGCCGACAAGGCGATGGTCGACCGCCTGCTGGCGGCGGTCGACGCCTATCACGCGGCGTTCACCAAGTATGCCGACCTACAGAAAGGCAAGGACAAGGCCCTCGCCGCCGTGGTCCAGGAGGCCGGCAGTTTTGAAGAACTGGCCGGAGAGATCGAGGAAGACCAGAAGATCGCCTATCAGTCCCTTCAGCAACGGGTCGACAAGCTTGAACTGACGCGCGACGACCGGCGCGTCAAGTCGGAAGACGCCAATCGCCTGCTCGCCATGGTCGGCGCCGCCCGCCG
The sequence above is drawn from the Shumkonia mesophila genome and encodes:
- a CDS encoding response regulator, with the protein product MSEHILVVEDDPTVRSFIEEYLGSQGYRMSGARDGTTMRHIFGKQDVDLVILDLMLPGEDGLELAREIRSESDVPIIMVTGRADIVDRVVGLEIGADDYIPKPFEARELLARVRSVLRRSQRSGNLHHEMKAGQNTATFAGWRLDMGRRQLYAPAGEEIKLTSAEFDLLAAFISNPDKVLSRDRLLDLVYGREMFPFERSIDVLVMRLRGKIEEDRANPIFIKTVRGSGYVFTPEVKIQ